A window of the Microbacterium sp. AZCO genome harbors these coding sequences:
- a CDS encoding site-specific integrase, translating into MTPSTPSRRAQKTPSGRPHPNILGTVRREKSGRFRASYRIDGRTFSAPKTFDTERDAQAWLATEHGARKAGTWIDPHLGRVTLSAYARTWLAARVELAPRTRDMYEDLQGRWVDVRVGDQRGAGLVLGDYEVGAISTAVVRAWYGYVLGTARDNALAKHSRAKARQPHPARVWGAANGHTTAASGRMSPAVLAAWTAAGSPTPPPPPVKDELRQHAGTTSAARAYQLLRTLMNSAVDDGLIAANPCKLKGAGSTEHPERPVLTAAEVDQLAAQFPERLRAAVLVAAWSSLRYGELFALARRHVDLDAGTLRVERALIERVGHPVGFGPTKTTRSRRVVHLPGFVVDALRDHLAAHVDADDDALLFTRTSGAVMTNATVSAQMRRHRRAIGRDDVHWHDLRHTGATLAYRVGASQRDVMNRLGHTTTRAAAIYAHAADDSDQYLATRLDAAYRGTGRAA; encoded by the coding sequence ATGACTCCCTCGACGCCGTCCCGACGCGCTCAGAAGACGCCCTCCGGACGCCCGCACCCGAATATTCTCGGCACCGTCCGCCGCGAGAAGAGCGGACGTTTCCGCGCCTCCTACCGCATCGACGGGCGCACGTTCAGCGCGCCGAAGACGTTCGACACCGAGCGCGACGCGCAGGCGTGGCTCGCCACCGAGCACGGCGCACGCAAGGCCGGAACATGGATCGACCCGCACCTGGGGCGCGTGACGCTCAGCGCCTACGCCCGCACGTGGCTCGCCGCACGCGTCGAGCTGGCCCCGCGCACCCGGGACATGTACGAGGATCTGCAGGGCCGCTGGGTCGACGTCCGCGTCGGCGACCAGCGCGGCGCGGGCCTCGTGCTCGGCGACTACGAAGTGGGCGCGATCAGCACCGCCGTCGTGCGCGCCTGGTACGGCTACGTGCTCGGCACCGCCCGCGACAACGCGCTCGCCAAGCACAGCCGCGCCAAAGCCCGACAGCCCCACCCCGCCCGCGTCTGGGGCGCCGCCAACGGCCACACCACAGCGGCATCCGGACGGATGAGCCCGGCCGTGCTGGCGGCGTGGACGGCGGCAGGCTCCCCCACACCGCCGCCGCCGCCCGTGAAAGACGAGCTGCGACAGCACGCCGGAACCACCAGCGCCGCCCGCGCGTACCAGCTCCTGCGCACCCTCATGAATTCCGCCGTCGACGACGGGCTGATCGCCGCGAACCCGTGCAAGCTGAAAGGCGCGGGCAGCACCGAGCACCCCGAGCGGCCCGTGCTCACCGCCGCCGAAGTCGACCAGCTCGCCGCGCAGTTCCCGGAGCGCCTGCGCGCCGCCGTCCTCGTCGCGGCGTGGTCGAGCCTGCGCTACGGCGAGCTGTTCGCCCTCGCCCGCCGCCACGTCGACCTCGACGCGGGCACCCTCCGCGTCGAGCGCGCCCTCATCGAGCGCGTCGGGCACCCGGTCGGCTTCGGTCCCACCAAGACGACCAGATCCCGCCGCGTCGTGCACCTGCCCGGATTCGTCGTCGACGCGCTCCGCGACCACCTCGCCGCGCACGTCGACGCGGACGACGACGCACTGCTGTTCACCCGCACGTCCGGTGCTGTCATGACCAACGCCACCGTGTCCGCGCAGATGCGACGCCACCGCCGCGCCATCGGACGCGACGACGTGCACTGGCACGACCTTCGCCACACCGGCGCGACCCTCGCCTACCGCGTCGGCGCGTCACAGCGCGACGTGATGAACCGCCTCGGGCACACCACCACCCGCGCCGCCGCCATCTACGCGCACGCCGCCGACGACAGCGACCAGTACCTCGCCACCCGCCTGGACGCCGCCTACCGCGGTACCGGACGCGCCGCATGA
- a CDS encoding helix-turn-helix domain-containing protein, which yields MTPRNPDIVGSEQPAPVPPVGLQPDGGPWLNIVSSANYANVSPRTIRRAIQDGRLRASRPARMWRILRADLDAFMKAAER from the coding sequence ATGACCCCGCGCAACCCCGACATCGTCGGAAGCGAACAGCCCGCGCCCGTCCCGCCCGTCGGACTCCAGCCCGACGGCGGGCCGTGGCTGAACATCGTCAGCTCTGCCAACTACGCCAACGTCTCGCCAAGGACGATCCGTCGCGCCATCCAGGACGGGCGACTGCGCGCCAGCCGCCCGGCACGCATGTGGCGAATCCTTCGCGCCGACCTGGACGCATTCATGAAGGCGGCGGAGCGGTGA
- a CDS encoding bifunctional DNA primase/polymerase, which yields MSVLDIQMRGSADGFVIGLEEQIAARRAILPELHLHPTLGKVPAVDWGTMSSADPARRADMRRVRHDGWGAACKLSGVLVVDLDQHNPAADGFAQWVQLLGAWRGPQAGMVGATPGGGRHIWYTNPHGWKGHIGIMPGVDLRGAGDGAGSQVVIAGQGRLLRVLGPLTDPPAPLVALMTAKLAPAAPPRPAVRAGSGGLGARARALCEQVARAPEGERNARLYWAACRVSDVVADSAVSMVALQEALIAAAVVAGLDEDEARTTVGNAGRYSVAS from the coding sequence ATGAGCGTGCTCGACATCCAGATGCGCGGTTCAGCCGACGGCTTCGTCATCGGGCTCGAGGAGCAGATCGCCGCGCGCCGCGCGATCCTGCCCGAGCTGCACCTGCACCCCACGCTCGGGAAAGTGCCCGCGGTCGACTGGGGCACGATGTCCAGCGCCGACCCCGCGCGCCGCGCCGACATGCGCCGCGTCCGTCACGACGGATGGGGTGCGGCGTGCAAGCTCTCGGGCGTGCTCGTCGTCGACCTCGACCAGCACAATCCTGCCGCAGACGGCTTCGCGCAATGGGTGCAGCTGCTCGGCGCCTGGCGCGGCCCGCAGGCGGGCATGGTCGGCGCGACGCCGGGCGGCGGACGTCACATCTGGTACACCAACCCGCACGGCTGGAAGGGCCACATCGGGATCATGCCCGGCGTCGACCTGCGCGGCGCGGGCGACGGCGCGGGCAGTCAGGTGGTCATCGCAGGACAGGGCCGCCTCCTGCGTGTGCTCGGGCCGCTCACCGACCCACCCGCACCGCTGGTCGCGCTGATGACAGCGAAGCTCGCCCCAGCTGCGCCGCCCCGGCCAGCTGTTCGCGCAGGCAGTGGCGGTCTCGGCGCTCGCGCCCGCGCGCTCTGCGAACAAGTCGCCCGGGCACCAGAGGGTGAGCGCAACGCCCGGCTGTACTGGGCCGCGTGCCGCGTCTCCGACGTCGTCGCCGACTCGGCGGTGTCCATGGTCGCGCTTCAAGAGGCGCTGATCGCCGCCGCCGTGGTCGCCGGGCTCGACGAAGACGAAGCGCGCACGACGGTCGGCAATGCCGGCAGATACTCGGTGGCATCGTGA